AGCAGCCGCTGCCAGCGTTCCGTCTGCAGATAGATCGTCTTCAGGTTGCGCAGCATCCGCGCGATGATCTCGCGGCTCGTCGCCGGTTGCAGCAGTGCGCGCAATGCACTGTCGACCGCACCGGCCGCGCGCGCGACGTACGGCTCGAGCATCTCGACCATCTCGGCTTCGGACAGCGAATGACCGTTGGTCGGATCGATGATCAGGTCGCCGTCCGGCAGCGTGACGCGCAGCAGGAAATGGCCGGGGAACGACACGCCGCGGGCCGGCACGCCGATCTGCTCGGCGAGCTCCAGGTACAGCACCGACAGCGAGATCGGGATCCCGCGCCGCCGCTTCAGCACGGCGTTCAGGTGGCTGTTATCGGGGTCGTAGTAATCGTTGTGATTGCACGAGAAGCCGAGTTCGCGGAAGAAGAAGTCGTTCAGCGCGGCAACGCGGCCCTTCAGGTCCGCATCGTCGGCGAAGCGCCGGCGCAGCCGCGCCGCCAGCATGTCGAGTTCGGCCAGCGTACCCTGCAGGTCGAGGTCGGGATACGCGTCCTGCGCCAGCGACAGCGCGGTTTCCGTGACGGGCAGACTGTCGTCGTCCGCCACGAGCGTGCTGAAGTAGTCGAGGACGCGGGTCATTGCGGTCGTCACTTGGCGCGCCTTCTGAAGTATGCGTATTTGAAGCCCATCACCCACAACATACCGAAATATAGTGCAGCGAACAGCACGAGGCACGCCGCCATCAGCGCGATGCGGTCGAGCGGCTGCGTGCGCATCCCCGTCCAGTCGAAACTGATCGCGCACCAGTGCATCAGGCCCGCGAGCACGAGTGTCGCGCCGACGAGCTGCACGAAGAAGCGCAGCCAGCCCGGCGACGGCTGGTAGATGCCGCGCTTGCGCAGCCCGAGGAACAGCAGCAGCGAATTCAGGCACGCGCCCACGCCAATGCTCAGCGTCAGGCCCGCGTGGCCGATCAGCGGCACGAACACGTAGTTCGAGATCTGCGTGACGATCAGCACGCCGATCGCGATCTTCACGGGCGTCTTGATGTCCTGCTTCGCATAGAAGCCCGGCGCGAGGATCTTGATCAGGATGATGCCGACGAGGCCGATCCCATAGGTCGCGAGCGCGCGCGCGACCATCGTGACGGTATGCGCGTCGAACTTGCCGTAGTTGAACAGCGTCGCGGTGAGCGGCGTCGCGAAGAAGAACAGCGCGAGCGCGCTCGGCGCCGCGAGCAGGAACGTGACGCGCAGCCCCCAGTCGAGCAGCGCCGAATACTCATGCGAATCGGCGTCGACGTGCGCCTTCGACAGGCTCGGCAGCAGGATCGTGCCGAGCGCGACGCCGAGCAGCGCCGTCGGGAATTCCATCAGGCGGTCGGCGTAGTTGATCCACGACACGGCGCCCTGCCCGAGCCGGGACGCGATGTTGGTGTTGATGATCAGCGACAGCTGCGCGACCGACACCGCGAACGTCGCGGGCACCATCTTCGCGAGCACGCGCTTCACGCCCGGGTGGCGCAGTGCGCGCAGCGGGTTCAGGCCGATCAGCGGCACCATGTCGATCTTCTTCAGCCCCGGCATCTGCACGAGGAACTGCAGTACGCCGCCGACGATGACGGCCCACGCGAGCGCGTAGACCGGCACCTTCAGGTGCGGCGCGACGAACACGGCTGCGGCAATGAACGCGACGTTGAGCAACACCGGCGCGAACGCGGGCAGCGAGAAGCTCTTGTATGTGTTGAGCACGCCGGACGCCAGCGTCGTCAGCGAGATGAACACGATGTACGGGAACATGATCTGCGTCATCGTGACCGCGAGCGGGAACGCCTGGCCATCGGAGTGCAGGCCGGACGCGACCGCGAACACGACCCACGACGCGCCGGCGATCCCGAGGACCGACAGCACGGCAAGCGCCCACGCGAGCACGGTGGACATCGCGTCGACGAGCGCCTTCGTCGCATCGTGCCCCTGCTGGTTCTTGAACTCGGCGAGGATCGGCACGAACGCCTGCGAGAACGCGCCTTCGGCGGACAGGCGGCGCAGCAGGTTCGGAATGCGGAAAGCGACGTAGAACGCGTCGGTATATTGACTGGCACCGAACGCACGGGCGATCAGCGTCTCGCGGGCCAGTCCGGTCACGCGCGACAGCAGCGTGAAGCCGCTGACCGTCAGCAGGGCTCTGAATAGATTCATGGGGCGCTTATTATACGGACGTTGCGCGACCCGGCCAGCGGCCGATGCCGAAAAGCGCGCACGCCGCCGGCGCCCCGTCCGGCGAATGTCACTTCGAACTTGCCACACGCTTGATTTTGTTGCTATAATCTCCGGTTTCTGGGCTCGTACATGCACGGCAACTGCCGTTTTCATGTCCTAGCCTCGGTTAAAATCACCGTTTTTTTATGCGCCCCTGGGCAATCGTTCTCAGGGGACGGATCGAAAAGCAGCGCTTGGCCGTCAGGCTCCAAGCTCTGGAAACAGGACAGGATAAGGAACCGTCATGGCTAACTCCGCACAAGCACGCAAGCGCGCCCGCCAGGCCGCGAAGGCAAACTCGCACAACTCGGCGCTGCGCTCGAAATTCCGTACCGCGATCAAGTCGGTTCGCAAGGCTGTTGACGCCGGCGACCAAGCAAAGGCTGCCGAGCTGTTCAAGGCTGCCGTGAAGACGATCGACACGATCGCCGACAAGAAGATCGTTCACAAGAACAAGGCCGCTCGCAGCAAGAGCCGCCTGGCCGCAGCCGTCAAGGGCCTGCAGGCAGCAGCGTAAATCCGGTGCGCCCGCTCGCGCGGGCGTTCCTGTTTCCTGCGATCGCAAAAAAGCCCGCCTAGGCGGGCTTTTTTGTCGTCTGCCGCCTGCGCATCATGCGGGGCGGCGGCACTTGCCGGGGCGGGCGCTGCTCGCGCCCTCGCCCGTCGGCATCACTTCTTCGCGTTGTAATCCGGCAGTTCGCACGCCTCGGTGACGACGAGGTTGTTGTCCTTCGCGAAATTCAGCACGAAATCGAAAGCCATCGGTTCGATGTCGCGCAGCCGCGAATCGAGGATCACGCATTTCAGGTCGCCGAGCATCGTCGGACGCACGTACAGCGAATACTTGAGGCGCGCATTCGGCCCGCTCGCCCCCGGCCCGAAGCAGGCCATCACACCGGCCAGACGTTCCGACCAGTCGCTCGGGCGAAACTTTTTCCCGTCTTTCGTGATGCCCTGGATGAAGAATTCGGTCGGAGGGGTTTCAGCCATGTGGTTACCCAAGTGACGGCCCGGCGATGTCCAGGCAACGGCGCCTGGAAACGCGAACACAAAGCTGGAATGGACGGCGGCACAAGCATCCCGGCATCCCGAAAACGGGACGTCGATGCGCGCCGCCGGTGGACTGCACCGGATTTGTGCAGCGCACGGCTTGTGTCCGGCAGAGCGCGAAAAGCCTTGCCTGCCGGGCTGGAGAAAACTTTCGGATTATACCGCAGCGCGCCATCGCGCGTCGTCCCGACGGCCGCCTTCCCGCGCCGTCCGCTGCCTGTCGCGATCGTGCCCCGCTTCGCTCCGCGGCTCGTCAAAGCACAGAAAATCCTTTATGCTGCTTTGAGTTATCCACACCCGACGGCGGCGCCGTCCGGCCTCGCTGCCGGGTGAAACCCGCCGTATTTCGCTTCATGACCGCCAAAACCATTCGTCACTACCTGCAGTTCAAGGATTTCTCGCTGGAAGACTACGAGTACGTGCTCGAACGCACGGGTATCCTGAAGCGCAAGTTCAAGAACTACGAGACCTATCACCCGCTGCACGACCGCACGCTCGCGATGATCTTCGAGAAGAGCTCGACGCGTACGCGCCTGTCGTTCGAGGCCGGGATCTTCCAGCTCGGCGGCCACGCCGTCTTCATGAGCACGCGCGACACGCAGCTCGGCCGCGGCGAACCCGTCGAGGATTCCGCGCAGGTCATCTCGCGGATGGTCGACATCATCATGATCCGCACGTTCGAGCAGGAGGTCATCACGCGCTTCGCGGAAAACTCCCGCGTGCCGGTGATCAACGGCCTGACGAACGACTACCACCCGTGCCAGGTGCTCGCCGACATCTTCACGTACTACGAGCACCGCGGCCCGATCGCCGGCAAGACCGTCGCATGGGTCGGCGACGCGAACAACATGCTCTACACGTGGATCGAAGCCGCGCAGATCCTCGGCTTCAAGCTGCGCCTGTCCACGCCGCCCGGCTATGCGCTCGACATGAAGCTCGTGGCGCCCGGCAGCGCGCCGTTCTACGAGGTGTTCGACGATCCGAACGAAGCGTGCAAGGGCGCCGATCTCGTCACCACCGACGTGTGGACGAGCATGGGCTTCGAAGCCGAGAACGAAGCGCGCAAGCAGGCGTTTGCCGACTGGTGCGTCGACGAGGAAATGATGGGCCATGCGAACCCGGATGCGCTCTTCATGCACTGCCTGCCCGCGCACCGCGGCGAGGAAGTGACGGCCGGCGTGATCGATGGCCCGCAGAGCGTCGTCTGGGACGAGGCGGAAAACCGCCTGCACGTGCAGAAGGCACTGATGGAGTTCCTGCTGCTCGGCCGCCTCAAGCACTGAGGCTCCGGAACGCACACGCGTAAAAAAAGCGCCGATCGACGATCGGCGCTTTTTGTTTGGGCGCGCGGAAAGCGGCGCGGAACCCGCGTTACAGGCAGACCGGCTCAGCTTCCAGCTCGACCCCGAATTGCGCACGCACGTCGGCCTGGATCGCCTGCGCCAGCGCGAGCACGTCGGCGCCCGTCGCACCGCCACGATTGACGAGCACGAGCGCCTGGCGGTCGTGCACGGCCGCCGCACCGAGTGCCCGGCCCTTCCAGCCGCAGCGGTCGATCAGCCAGCCGGCCGCCAGCTTCACGTGCCCGTCCGGCTGCGGATACGACACGACCTCGGGTGCGCGGGCGCGCAGCGCCGCGAACTGCGCGGCATCGATCACCGGATTCTTGAAGAAACTGCCCGCGTTGCCGAGCACGAGCGGATCGGGCAGCTTCGCGCGGCGGATCGCGACGACCGCGTCGAACACGTCGCTCGGCGTCGTCGCATCGGTCGCGATGCCGCGCGCGTCGAGCTCGCGCGTGACGTCCGCGTAGCCGAGCCGCGGCGCCCATTGCTTCGGCAGCCGGAACGTCACCGACACGATCGCGAACCGGCCGCGCCCTTCCCGCTTGAAGAAGCTGTCGCGGTAGCCGAACGCGCAGCGCGCGGCGTCGAAGCGCTCGCTGCGCCCCGTCGCCAGCTCGACCGCGACCAGCGAGTCGAAATACGCCTTCATTTCGAGGCCGTACGCGCCGATGTTCTGGATCGGCGCGGCGCCCACGGTGCCGGGAATCAGTGCGAGGTTCTCGAGGCCCGGCATCCCGTGCTCGAGCGTCCACGCGACGAATGCGTGCCAGTTCTCGCCGCCACCTGCCTCGACGTACCACGCGTCGTCGTCCTCGCGCACGACACGGCGGCCGCTGATCTCGTCGAACAGCACAACGCCGTCGAAATCGCGCGTGAACACGACGTTGCTGCCGCCGCCGAGCACGAACTGCGGCAGGTTCGCGACACGCGGGTCGCGGTGCAGCGCCTCGAACTGCGACGCATGCGTGATGCGCGCGGCAAGGCGCGCGGTCGCGGCGATGCCGAACGTGTTGTGCGCGGCGAGCGGATGATCGGGGAGCAGCGACAGGGCGGAATCGTCAGAGGGCATCGGCATTCGCGGTCACGTCCGCCCGGGCGGCGCATGGCCGGCCTTGGGCAAACGGAGGGGCATCGGTAAAATGGCAAACAGTCCGCAATTATAGCGAGTGCCCGCGCGCGAGCCGGGTGCCCGCATCTCAAGGGAGAAAACCATGCCATCGTTCGACGTCGTTTCCGAAGCGAACATGATCCAAGTGAAGAACGCCATCGAGCAGTCGAACAAGGAAATTTCGACGCGCTTCGACTTCAAGGGCTCCGACGCGCGCGTCGAGCAGAAGGAACGCGAGCTGACGCTGTTCGCCGACGACGATTTCAAGCTCGGCCAGGTCAAGGACGTGCTGATCGGCAAGCTGGCCAAGCGCAACGTCGACGTGCGCTTCCTCGACTACGGCAAGGTCGAGAAGATCGGCGGCGACAAGGTCAAGCAGATCGTCACCGTGAAGAAGGGCGTGACCGGCGATCTCGCGAAAAAGATCGTGCGGCTCGTGAAGGACAGCAAGATCAAGGTGCAGGCGAGCATCCAGGGCGATGCGGTGCGCATCTCGGGCACCAAGCGCGACGACCTGCAGAGCACGATCGCGATGCTGCGCAAGGACGTGACCGACACGCCGCTCGACTTCAACAACTTCCGCGACTGATCGCCAGCCGATCCGTCACGTCATCCCGCCGGGCCCCGCACACGCGGCGCGCCCGGCGCGCGGCAGGCGCCGCGCTTTCTCAGGCTTTCCCGCCGTCCTGCGCGCCGCCGTCCGCGGCCGCCTTCTTCTTGTCGCCGATCCGGCTCTCCTGCCCCGCCAACAGCTTCGAAATGTTGCCGCGGTGACGCCACACGAGCAGCACGCTCATCGCAAGCACGGCCCACGCGACCGGGTTGTGGCCCGTGCCGAACAGGAACACGTCGAACACCGGCGCGAATACGGCCGCCACCAGCGCCGCGAGCGACGAGTAACGGAAGAAGAACGCGACGATCAGCCAGGTCAGCGCGGTCGCGAGCCCGAGCACCGGGTGCACGGCGAGCAGCACGCCGGCCGCGGTCGCGACGCCCTTGCCGCCCTGGAAGCGGAAGAACACCGGATAGAGGTGGCCGAGAAACACGGCGATCGCGACCCACGCGACGGCGACGTCGGGCAGGCCCAGGCGTCGTGCGAGCCAGACGGCAACCCAACCCTTGAACGCGTCGCCGACGAGCGTCAGGATCGCGGCCTTCTTGTTGCCGCTGCGCAGCACATTGGTCGCGCCGGGATTCTTCGACCCGTACGAACGCGGGTCGGCCAGGCCCATCGCGGAACTGACGACGACGGCGAACGACACCGAACCGATCAGGTAGGCAACGAGGGCGGCGAGCAGGATCTGCATGCGGAGGACTCTTCTTTCAACGTATCGGTAAAGGGACGGCCGTGCACGGCGAGCCGGCAGGCCGAAACGGCGCCCATTCTACCGAACGGGCGCGGGGTGCCACGAAGGTGAAACCCTCAGTCGACACTCGCGCACTGCACCGGCTGCGCGCCGAGCAGCGACACGAGTACCGCCGGCGCGAGGCTGACGAGGTAGCCGCGACGGCCGCCGTTCAGGTAGATCGTCGGCAATTCGAGGATCGTCGCCTCGACGTAGACAGGCATCGTCTTGCGCGTGCCGAACGGCGACGTGCCGCCGACGAGATAGCCCGAATGGCGGTTCGCGACCTCGGGCTTGCACGGCTCGACGCGCTTCGCGCCGATCTGCCGCGCGAGGTTCTTCGTCGACACGGTGCGGTCGCCGTGCATCAGCACGATCAGCGGCTTCGCGTGCTCGTCTTCCATTACGAGCGTCTTCACGACGCAGTGCTCGTCCGCGCCGAGCTGGCGCGCCGATTCGCCGGTGCCGCCGTGCTCGACGTAGTCGTACGGATGCTCGCCGAACGTCACGCCATGGCGGCGCAACAGCTGGGTCGCGGGGGTTTCGGACACGTGTCTGGATTTGCTCATGGCGGCATTTTAATGGCGAACGACCGGCGGGCGGGCGGCCGTGTGCGCGGGCCGGAGTTATACTCGCGGCCCGTTTTCCGCCGGACGGCCGCCCGCGCCGCCGCCACGATTCCGCCCGTCATCATTGCGGACATCGCGAAGTGCTATTGCCCGATTGGCCGATTGTGGCGCGTGCGCCGTCGTGGCACGATCGTTCGCAAACATCGTCAAGCCGCCCCCTTTTCTGGAGACGCCATGCCCTCGTCCATCCGTTCATCCGAGCCGCTCGACGTCGACGCCCTGCTCGCCGCGTTGCCGCGCCGTATCGCCGACGTGCCCGCGCGCTGGGCCGCGCAGGCGCCCGCGCATCCGGCGCTGATCGAAGATGCGCGCCGCCTGTCGTACGGCGAGCTGGCGCAGGCCGTCGATGCGGCGGCCGCGCGGCTCGCGAGCCTCGGCGTACAGGGCGGCGACCGCGTGATGATCGTCGCGGAAAACTGCGTCGCGCAGATCGTGCTGCTGTTCGCGGTCGCCCGTCTCGACGCGTGGGCGCTCGTGTCGAACGCACGGCTGTCGGCCGGCGAACTCGATGCGATTACCGCGCACGCGCGCCCGAAGCTGGTCGCATTCGCGACGGACGCATCGCCCGACGCACGGGCACATGCCGCGCGGCTCGGCGCGACGCCCGCCAGCGCGCTGCCGGTCGAGATCGGCGCGTGGTCGTATCGCGTCGACGCGAGCGCGCCCGCCGAACCGGTCGCGGCCGACGGCGCCGCGCAATGTGCGGCGCTGATCTACACGACCGGCACGACAGGTACGCCGAAAGGCGTGATGCTGTCGCACCGCAACCTGCTGTTCATCGCCGCAACGTCGAGCACGCTGCGCCGTGTGTCGCCCGACGACGTCGTCTACACGGTGCTGCCCGTGTCGCACGTGTACGGGCTCGCGTCGGTCTGCCTCGGCAGCCTGTACGCCGGCGCGACGCTGCGGCTCGCGCCGCGCTTCTCGCCGGAAGCCGTGCGAGTCGCGCTCGCCGACGAAGGCGTGACGATCTTCCAGGGCGTGCCCGCGATGCACGCGAAGCTGCTCGAACACCTGCACACGCACGGCCACGCATGGCACGCGCCGCGCCTGCGCTTCGCGTATTCGGGCGGCTCGCCGCTCGACGCGAACCTGAAGGCGCGCGTCGAGCGCCAGTACGGCGTGCCGTTGCACAACGGTTACGGGATGACCGAAAGCAGCCCGACGATCACGCAGACGCCGCTCGACGCGCCGCGTGACGACAGTTCGGTCGGCGTGCCGATTCCGGGCGTCGAGATACGGATCGTCGCGCCGGACGGCACCGACGTGCCATCGGGCGAAGTCGGCGAGATCCGCGTGCGCGGGCCGAACGTGATGCTCGGCTACTACCGCAACGCGGACGCGACGCGCGCGGCCGTGTCGCCGGACGGCTGGCTGAGCACCGGCGATCTCGCGCGACAGGAGGCCGATGGCGCGGTGACGATCGCGGGCCGCAGCAAGGAGCTGATCATCCGGTCGGGCTTCAACGTGTATCCGGTCGAAGTCGAGCAGGTGCTGAACGCGCATCCGGACGTCGTGCAGGCGGCCGTGATCGGGCGCGCGGTCGAAGGCAACGAGGAAGTGCTCGCGTTCGTCGAGCTGGCGCCCGGTGCGACGGCGGACGAAGCCGCACTGCACGCGTGGTGCGCGGAACGGCTCACGCCTTACAAGCGCCCTGCGCACATCCGCGTGCTCGACGCGCTGCCGGCCGCATCGACCGGCAAGGTGCTGAAGCACAAGCTGCATGACCTGGTCTGACACCGGCCGGCGCGCACGGCGGCACGCACCGGGCGGGCTAGCCGCGCGGATGGTGCTGCGCGTGCAGCGTCTTCAGCCGCTCGCGCGCGACATGCGTGTAGATCTGCGTAGTCGAGATGTCGCTGTGGCCGAGCAGCATCTGCACGACGCGCAGGTCGGCGCCGTGGTTCAGCAGGTGCGTCGCGAACGCATGCCGCAGCGTGTGCGGCGACAGGTGCGCGCGCACGTCGGCCTGCTGCGCGTGACGCTTGATGATGTTCCAGAACTGCTGGCGCGTCATCCCGTCGCCGCGCGCGGTCACGAACAGCGCATCGGCCGCGCGCGCACCGAGCAGCGCCGGCCGCGCGTCGCGCAGGTAGCGCTCGATCCAGCCGTGCGCGACTTCGCCGAACGGCACGAGCCGCTCCTTCGAACCCTTGCCCATCACGCGCACGACGCCTTCGTTCAGGCCGACCTCGACCGTCTTCAGCGTCACGAGCTCGCTCACGCGCAGCCCGCTCGCATACATCAGTTCGAGCATCGTGCGATCACGCAGTCCGAGTGGCGTACCGACGTCGGGCGCGCCGAGCAGCGCCTCGACCTGCGCCTCGGACAACGTCGACGGAAACCGCGCCGCCTGTTTCGCGGACGTGATCCGCAGCGTCGGGTCGGCGCTCACGCGATGCTCGCGCACGGCCCAGCCGTAGTAGCGACGGAACACCGACAGCCGCCGGTTCGACGACGTCGCCTTGCCGTCGCTGCGCGCGGCGATGTAGCCCGTCACCATCGCCTCGTCGGCCACATCGAGCGGCGCGTCGTGCGTCTCGGCCAGCCATTGGGAAAACAGCACCAGATCGCGCCGGTATGCGTCGAGCGTGTTGCGCGCGAGCCCGTGCTCCAGCCACAGCGCATCGCAGAACACGTCGATCGACGCGCGGCTCGCGAGCAGCGCGGGCGAGGCCGCGGCGGCATCGCCGTCGGCTTCGGGGGTCATCAATGGTTCACTCATCAGTACGGCACGCCTTCGTGCGCCAGCAGCCAGCGCTTCACTTTCTGGTAATAGCCGTTGTCGTCGTGGTTCGCGAAGCCGCCGAGGCCGCCCGCCGCAACGACGCGATGGCATGGAATCACGAGC
The DNA window shown above is from Burkholderia cepacia and carries:
- a CDS encoding SirB1 family protein; its protein translation is MTRVLDYFSTLVADDDSLPVTETALSLAQDAYPDLDLQGTLAELDMLAARLRRRFADDADLKGRVAALNDFFFRELGFSCNHNDYYDPDNSHLNAVLKRRRGIPISLSVLYLELAEQIGVPARGVSFPGHFLLRVTLPDGDLIIDPTNGHSLSEAEMVEMLEPYVARAAGAVDSALRALLQPATSREIIARMLRNLKTIYLQTERWQRLLAVQQRLVILLPEQLDEVRDRGFAYARLDYLRPALEDLEQYLGERPEADDATVVESQVTELRQRMQRDGED
- the murJ gene encoding murein biosynthesis integral membrane protein MurJ translates to MNLFRALLTVSGFTLLSRVTGLARETLIARAFGASQYTDAFYVAFRIPNLLRRLSAEGAFSQAFVPILAEFKNQQGHDATKALVDAMSTVLAWALAVLSVLGIAGASWVVFAVASGLHSDGQAFPLAVTMTQIMFPYIVFISLTTLASGVLNTYKSFSLPAFAPVLLNVAFIAAAVFVAPHLKVPVYALAWAVIVGGVLQFLVQMPGLKKIDMVPLIGLNPLRALRHPGVKRVLAKMVPATFAVSVAQLSLIINTNIASRLGQGAVSWINYADRLMEFPTALLGVALGTILLPSLSKAHVDADSHEYSALLDWGLRVTFLLAAPSALALFFFATPLTATLFNYGKFDAHTVTMVARALATYGIGLVGIILIKILAPGFYAKQDIKTPVKIAIGVLIVTQISNYVFVPLIGHAGLTLSIGVGACLNSLLLFLGLRKRGIYQPSPGWLRFFVQLVGATLVLAGLMHWCAISFDWTGMRTQPLDRIALMAACLVLFAALYFGMLWVMGFKYAYFRRRAK
- the rpsT gene encoding 30S ribosomal protein S20 produces the protein MANSAQARKRARQAAKANSHNSALRSKFRTAIKSVRKAVDAGDQAKAAELFKAAVKTIDTIADKKIVHKNKAARSKSRLAAAVKGLQAAA
- a CDS encoding DUF3579 domain-containing protein; translation: MAETPPTEFFIQGITKDGKKFRPSDWSERLAGVMACFGPGASGPNARLKYSLYVRPTMLGDLKCVILDSRLRDIEPMAFDFVLNFAKDNNLVVTEACELPDYNAKK
- the argF gene encoding ornithine carbamoyltransferase, which translates into the protein MTAKTIRHYLQFKDFSLEDYEYVLERTGILKRKFKNYETYHPLHDRTLAMIFEKSSTRTRLSFEAGIFQLGGHAVFMSTRDTQLGRGEPVEDSAQVISRMVDIIMIRTFEQEVITRFAENSRVPVINGLTNDYHPCQVLADIFTYYEHRGPIAGKTVAWVGDANNMLYTWIEAAQILGFKLRLSTPPGYALDMKLVAPGSAPFYEVFDDPNEACKGADLVTTDVWTSMGFEAENEARKQAFADWCVDEEMMGHANPDALFMHCLPAHRGEEVTAGVIDGPQSVVWDEAENRLHVQKALMEFLLLGRLKH
- the murB gene encoding UDP-N-acetylmuramate dehydrogenase, which translates into the protein MPMPSDDSALSLLPDHPLAAHNTFGIAATARLAARITHASQFEALHRDPRVANLPQFVLGGGSNVVFTRDFDGVVLFDEISGRRVVREDDDAWYVEAGGGENWHAFVAWTLEHGMPGLENLALIPGTVGAAPIQNIGAYGLEMKAYFDSLVAVELATGRSERFDAARCAFGYRDSFFKREGRGRFAIVSVTFRLPKQWAPRLGYADVTRELDARGIATDATTPSDVFDAVVAIRRAKLPDPLVLGNAGSFFKNPVIDAAQFAALRARAPEVVSYPQPDGHVKLAAGWLIDRCGWKGRALGAAAVHDRQALVLVNRGGATGADVLALAQAIQADVRAQFGVELEAEPVCL
- a CDS encoding YajQ family cyclic di-GMP-binding protein, producing MPSFDVVSEANMIQVKNAIEQSNKEISTRFDFKGSDARVEQKERELTLFADDDFKLGQVKDVLIGKLAKRNVDVRFLDYGKVEKIGGDKVKQIVTVKKGVTGDLAKKIVRLVKDSKIKVQASIQGDAVRISGTKRDDLQSTIAMLRKDVTDTPLDFNNFRD
- the plsY gene encoding glycerol-3-phosphate 1-O-acyltransferase PlsY gives rise to the protein MQILLAALVAYLIGSVSFAVVVSSAMGLADPRSYGSKNPGATNVLRSGNKKAAILTLVGDAFKGWVAVWLARRLGLPDVAVAWVAIAVFLGHLYPVFFRFQGGKGVATAAGVLLAVHPVLGLATALTWLIVAFFFRYSSLAALVAAVFAPVFDVFLFGTGHNPVAWAVLAMSVLLVWRHRGNISKLLAGQESRIGDKKKAAADGGAQDGGKA
- the ybaK gene encoding Cys-tRNA(Pro) deacylase, which translates into the protein MSKSRHVSETPATQLLRRHGVTFGEHPYDYVEHGGTGESARQLGADEHCVVKTLVMEDEHAKPLIVLMHGDRTVSTKNLARQIGAKRVEPCKPEVANRHSGYLVGGTSPFGTRKTMPVYVEATILELPTIYLNGGRRGYLVSLAPAVLVSLLGAQPVQCASVD
- a CDS encoding class I adenylate-forming enzyme family protein gives rise to the protein MPSSIRSSEPLDVDALLAALPRRIADVPARWAAQAPAHPALIEDARRLSYGELAQAVDAAAARLASLGVQGGDRVMIVAENCVAQIVLLFAVARLDAWALVSNARLSAGELDAITAHARPKLVAFATDASPDARAHAARLGATPASALPVEIGAWSYRVDASAPAEPVAADGAAQCAALIYTTGTTGTPKGVMLSHRNLLFIAATSSTLRRVSPDDVVYTVLPVSHVYGLASVCLGSLYAGATLRLAPRFSPEAVRVALADEGVTIFQGVPAMHAKLLEHLHTHGHAWHAPRLRFAYSGGSPLDANLKARVERQYGVPLHNGYGMTESSPTITQTPLDAPRDDSSVGVPIPGVEIRIVAPDGTDVPSGEVGEIRVRGPNVMLGYYRNADATRAAVSPDGWLSTGDLARQEADGAVTIAGRSKELIIRSGFNVYPVEVEQVLNAHPDVVQAAVIGRAVEGNEEVLAFVELAPGATADEAALHAWCAERLTPYKRPAHIRVLDALPAASTGKVLKHKLHDLV
- the xerD gene encoding site-specific tyrosine recombinase XerD — encoded protein: MSEPLMTPEADGDAAAASPALLASRASIDVFCDALWLEHGLARNTLDAYRRDLVLFSQWLAETHDAPLDVADEAMVTGYIAARSDGKATSSNRRLSVFRRYYGWAVREHRVSADPTLRITSAKQAARFPSTLSEAQVEALLGAPDVGTPLGLRDRTMLELMYASGLRVSELVTLKTVEVGLNEGVVRVMGKGSKERLVPFGEVAHGWIERYLRDARPALLGARAADALFVTARGDGMTRQQFWNIIKRHAQQADVRAHLSPHTLRHAFATHLLNHGADLRVVQMLLGHSDISTTQIYTHVARERLKTLHAQHHPRG